The Streptomyces sp. 135 sequence GGTTCGGGGTAAGGCCACCGGGAGTCAGACTGCTCGTCATACTCAGATCCTTTTTTGAGAAGGAACAACCCATTGCGCTACCCATCCTCCCCACGCAGTTCGCTGCCCATGTAGACACAGGACCTGTGAATAGTGACCCTCACCGGATAGCGATGGAAGAAAGCAGGCCAGCGGGCATGTCGTAGTTAATTTACGGGAAAACGCTAAGGTGGTCCCTCAACCTGGAGTGAGTGGAATTGCGCCCCCAACGTATAGACTTACTGATCGTTTCAAAATGAGGGACCAGCCCAGGGCTCCCTCGCAGATCGTGCAACACTCGACGCGTGACGCCGCCCGGAGAACCGCCCAGAGCCAGTGCGCCCGGTCCGTTGTCAGGGGCACCAGGGGAGGCCCCTCTCCTCTACGCCCACTCCATGCCCAGCTCGCGCAGCGCGTTTATCCAGGAGCGGTGCTTGTGATCATAGGTGTGTGGTCTGGCCTGGGCTGATCAGTTTGGTGCGCGGCCTTGGTTGGCTCGTGGTCAGGCCGAGCGGGTGCCTCGGTGGCAGTGCGTTCATGGGGTGTCAGGTCGTTCGTGGTCTTCTGACGTGCAGTTTTGTCACGTAGCGGGCGGTGCTGATCAGGTTGTGTCTTCTGCGCTGGCGCATGGCTCAGGTTCAGTGATCGTTGAAATGTGGTTGCACCTGGACGACCCGCGCCATGATCCTGGCGCGGGTCGCCGCCGACACTTGGCCACCAGCTCACCTCGATGGCCGGCCCCGCCCTGAGGGCCACTTGTGCCGCCGAACCTCACTGACCGGTCTCCGGACACAGCAGGGGCCCTGGGGGATCGGGCGCTGTCCAGCGATGGCGCAACACCGGTTACGTGGTGGCCGGTTGCGGCTCTTCCAGCACCCATGGCTGTGTCCGTGGCCGCTCCGCTCACGTCGCAGTCGCGACGGCTGTCCGCTCGCCTCGCCGTCCTCGATCAGGCAGGCGCTGATGTCGGTGGTATGCGGCAGCATCAGGGCATGACGCAGATGAACAGGGAGTGGGCGATCGGGAAGTTGAAAAGCTTCCTCGTCACCGCAGCAATCTCCTACGTCCCAAGCCCGCCGAACTCGGTCGGCTTCGGCTACTACAAGTTCAACAACCCCAAGCCCGAGGTGCAGGCGGCGGCTCAGATCGTGGAGCGGATCCTGGACCGGGTGATACCAGACTGGCGAACGGCTGACTGGGAAGAGGCGAAGAAGCAGCCCATGTGGCGCCACCGTGAGGCAGCCAATCGTGCGGTTGCACTTTTGGAGGCTGAGCAGGAGCTGCAGGAGAACCTGGGCAGCGGAGCACCTCAGCTCGACGCCGCGACGCTTCACCCGTGGGTCTGGGGCAGCGTCGCTGGTCTGTGGAGCAGCGGCCACTTCCGTGAGGCGGTCGGGGCCGCCGCCCGGGCCATCAACGCTCAGGCACAGGCAAAGCTCGCACGGAGGGATCCCTCCGAGGCGAAGCTCCTCTCTGACGCCTTTTCCACCAATGCTCCCACCACCGGGCATCCGCGTCTGCGCCTGAGCGTTGACGACGGGGGTGACACCTTCAAGAACCGTCACGACGGTGCTGGCAACTTCGCACGCGGCGTCTACTCGGCCATCCGCAATCCCATCGCCCATGAAGAAGGCGATGAGCTGGAAGAACACGAGGCTCTGGAACAGCTCGCCGCGTTCAGCATCTTGGCCAGGTGGGTGGATGCTGCCACGGTGGATACCGCGACCTGAGCTGACCCATGACGGCGGCAAGGAGTGCTCACCGGCAAGAGAGGGTCGAACCCGAGGCCGCAGCGGATCTCCCGGCCCGGGCTGCTCTCAGCGCTGGGAAGCGTGCTCGGCGCGTATACCGGGCTGGTGCTTCGCGGGCTTCCTCCCGCCTGACGTTGCGGCCCAACACCTCACGCGGCAGGGCCCGGAGCAGATCTGCTTCGGGCCCTGCCGCGTGAGGCGGCGTTGCCCCTCGCCCAGCTCAGCGGGCGCCGGCACCTCGATCGGAGCCGCAGCACCGAGGGGAAGGCGCGGTCTGCCCGCAACCTCGTCTATGCGGACGCCGGTGACTGGCTGCCGCTGTCGGGATTCGCGGGGGGTAGTGCTCCTGGTGGCGGGTCGGGTGGTGGCTGGGGGGTGGCGGCGGGGCTGTGGCTTGCCGGTAGCTGATGATGGCTTGGATTCTTTTTTCGGGGTCTGTTATCTGGTCGAGTGTGGCTGCGAATTTCTCATCGACCAGTGTTCCTTTTCGTTGTCGTGAGTGTTCGAGGATCAGGCTGGTGAGGGGGACGGCGAGGTATGCCGCGATGACGATGGCTCCGACGGCCCACCAGGGTGCGCCGCCCAGGGCGCCGGCGAGGACGGCGGGGAGTCCGGCCAGAAGGCCGGCGATGGGGCCGAGGGAGGACGAGTTCATCGCGTGGATTCCCTTCCAGCACGTGACGGCTGGGCCGCCTCATGCCTGAACGAGCCGTGCGGGCACGGCTGGGACGGGGAGAGGCGGCACAGGTGTGCCGTGATGTGAGGGCATGCCAAGGGCCGGCGCCGCCGTAGGGCGGGCCGGTGTTGTTCTACGGCAGGCCTGTTAGCCCCTTGGGGCGCGGGTTCGCTGTTCCCGTGGGGTCGTTTAGAGGGGTTTTTCGGCGGGTCTTGCGGGGGAGGCTTTCTTCGGCTTTTTGGGCAGGGTGGGCTATATCGCGTTCGTAACAAAAAGAATGCTGATAAAGCCCTTAAGCCGGTTCATTAACCTTTTCCGCGCCGCCTTTCTCTTACTCGTCGGCCGGTGCGCTCTTCTGTAGGCACGCCGGACGTGCCACCAGTATCGGGCATCGCAGCGCCGGCTGGGACCTGTTCGGCCAGATCAGTCCCGAAGTTCTCGCCGATCGC is a genomic window containing:
- a CDS encoding TIGR02391 family protein — its product is MTQMNREWAIGKLKSFLVTAAISYVPSPPNSVGFGYYKFNNPKPEVQAAAQIVERILDRVIPDWRTADWEEAKKQPMWRHREAANRAVALLEAEQELQENLGSGAPQLDAATLHPWVWGSVAGLWSSGHFREAVGAAARAINAQAQAKLARRDPSEAKLLSDAFSTNAPTTGHPRLRLSVDDGGDTFKNRHDGAGNFARGVYSAIRNPIAHEEGDELEEHEALEQLAAFSILARWVDAATVDTAT